One window from the genome of Paraneptunicella aestuarii encodes:
- a CDS encoding alpha/beta hydrolase family protein: MLQKLMLCIFAALSLCSVNAYAIESETVTSEQTEEPINVKDFFRTAEKKRIRLNPVGDIYAYQKYNEIMVGSANVAAQSIYTIKETLGISSLQWISNRILMVKVFNRTTYAGSTSFLEISLKNGNFNVSQDSVFDKSGYVLDPLVDEGEWFLFAEYKKNDEGWIYTDVYKVSAFDEKSKYLRSKQRINLNSNSGEIYTWLSDKNGSLVAGVSFVDDVPSVWFNTDGGKRLSKIWTANEKIKFFPYGMSESRDKLWIVTDYKTDKLVARTFDLKSGEFGDILFQAKNVDLDFIMMDRSDANPLAVAYMNKGKLEYAFIDEAAQKAYEKLQPHFEGKRYWVTSMSDDLKHQIIFSNTDTQASEYHLCDSAGKACHFIGYANPRLQNVTLSPTHSVKTTTHDGFEIESFLTMPARFNLDSVPLIVMPHGGPIGVNDDAHFDPDTQWLAYNGYAVLQVNYRGSSGYGKAFKLEGMQQWGRGIEDDIEASLENVIKSHPELDKNRVCLYGGSYGGYSAVMGIIRSPEKYRCAASFAGVMDLPLNFNKSSVQNDEDLTKRLKEIVGDPETQMQELMDNSPVYLFDKITRPLFLAHGTKDGRVDVEHSWRLRRLLQLADIPHEWLIMDDIGHGFEDVEEVEQLYDHLMPFLNKHLDMQAGQQKKETVQTAIEN, from the coding sequence ATGTTGCAAAAATTAATGCTATGTATATTTGCTGCGCTATCGCTTTGTTCGGTAAATGCCTACGCAATTGAATCAGAAACGGTAACTTCAGAACAGACAGAAGAACCTATCAACGTCAAAGACTTCTTCCGCACCGCAGAGAAAAAACGTATTCGATTAAATCCCGTTGGGGATATTTACGCTTACCAGAAATACAATGAGATTATGGTGGGCAGTGCTAATGTTGCTGCTCAGTCAATCTACACTATAAAGGAAACACTCGGGATATCTTCCTTACAGTGGATAAGTAATCGAATATTGATGGTAAAAGTATTCAATCGAACGACTTATGCAGGGTCTACTAGTTTCCTTGAAATCTCATTAAAGAATGGCAATTTCAATGTTTCTCAGGATAGTGTGTTTGATAAATCCGGTTACGTTTTAGATCCCTTGGTAGATGAAGGAGAGTGGTTCTTATTTGCCGAGTATAAAAAGAACGACGAGGGTTGGATATATACCGATGTGTACAAGGTGTCCGCCTTTGATGAAAAGAGCAAATACTTACGTAGCAAACAGAGAATTAATTTAAATAGTAACAGTGGTGAAATTTACACATGGTTATCGGATAAAAATGGAAGTTTGGTTGCTGGCGTTAGTTTTGTTGATGATGTTCCGTCCGTATGGTTTAACACAGATGGAGGGAAGAGACTCTCTAAAATTTGGACAGCTAATGAAAAAATCAAGTTCTTCCCTTATGGTATGAGTGAATCCAGAGATAAGTTGTGGATTGTGACTGATTACAAAACAGATAAATTGGTTGCCAGGACTTTTGATCTAAAAAGTGGAGAATTTGGCGATATTTTATTTCAGGCTAAAAATGTAGATCTGGATTTCATCATGATGGATAGATCTGATGCAAATCCTCTGGCAGTCGCTTACATGAATAAGGGAAAGTTAGAGTATGCATTTATTGACGAAGCTGCGCAAAAAGCCTATGAAAAGTTACAGCCTCATTTTGAAGGAAAGCGATATTGGGTGACCAGTATGTCTGATGATTTAAAGCATCAGATCATATTTAGCAACACCGATACTCAAGCTTCTGAATATCATCTGTGTGACTCTGCTGGTAAGGCATGTCATTTTATTGGTTATGCAAATCCCCGTTTGCAAAATGTTACCCTATCACCAACTCATTCAGTAAAAACCACTACTCATGATGGTTTTGAGATAGAGTCTTTTCTGACAATGCCTGCCCGTTTTAATTTGGATTCCGTTCCTTTAATTGTTATGCCGCATGGTGGGCCTATTGGTGTTAACGATGACGCGCATTTTGATCCTGATACGCAGTGGTTGGCATATAATGGATATGCCGTATTACAGGTAAACTATCGTGGTTCTAGTGGTTATGGAAAAGCGTTCAAGCTAGAAGGTATGCAACAATGGGGAAGGGGAATAGAAGATGATATTGAAGCTTCCTTGGAGAATGTAATCAAAAGCCATCCTGAATTGGATAAAAATAGAGTGTGCTTATATGGGGGAAGTTACGGTGGTTATTCGGCTGTTATGGGCATAATTCGCTCACCTGAAAAATACCGTTGTGCAGCCTCATTCGCAGGTGTAATGGATCTCCCTTTAAACTTTAATAAAAGTTCTGTTCAAAACGATGAAGATCTGACTAAAAGGCTAAAAGAAATTGTTGGCGATCCTGAAACTCAGATGCAGGAATTGATGGATAATTCCCCGGTTTACCTGTTTGACAAAATCACACGTCCGCTATTTTTAGCTCATGGCACAAAGGACGGACGAGTTGATGTTGAACATAGTTGGCGATTGCGGCGTTTGTTGCAGTTGGCTGATATTCCTCATGAGTGGTTGATAATGGATGATATCGGACATGGTTTTGAGGATGTTGAAGAAGTTGAGCAGCTTTACGATCATTTAATGCCGTTCTTGAATAAACATCTTGATATGCAAGCTGGACAGCAAAAGAAGGAAACTGTTCAGACAGCTATAGAAAATTAA
- a CDS encoding YheV family putative zinc ribbon protein gives MTQKLRKKRFIAGATCPQCKAQDTLMLYIENNVEKLRCVACDYERSQVDEEVETKSGASDNVIGIFKPE, from the coding sequence ATGACTCAAAAGTTACGTAAAAAGCGCTTTATCGCTGGCGCCACTTGCCCGCAATGCAAGGCTCAAGACACCCTTATGCTTTACATTGAGAACAATGTAGAGAAATTACGTTGTGTTGCCTGTGATTATGAACGCTCACAGGTTGACGAAGAGGTCGAAACCAAAAGTGGCGCATCAGATAATGTGATTGGGATTTTTAAGCCAGAATAA